In the genome of Fibrobacter sp., one region contains:
- a CDS encoding UbiA family prenyltransferase, with protein MAGGAVVLGYWLTGSEFSVRNMIFLVLAAIASTGFGNVLNDILDISTDRISHPDRPLPRGDISINQASVYSVLLVITALFLSFSVSPAHGLATFIPLIILLLYAFFLKGTPLAGNIVVASLVAYALLYGGINRPVFHILFIPAFLAFLLNLPREIIKDIQDEKGDKIAGYTTTASLPRSLLKGIIFGCSGIYISFLFIPFILSQFGFIYGLVSLSVVLPIHIKRTILFRADMEKMLFRISALYKVEMIAGLAAIAADKFFLSSIHLVR; from the coding sequence ATGGCCGGGGGTGCAGTTGTTCTTGGGTATTGGCTTACCGGATCAGAGTTTTCCGTACGGAATATGATTTTTCTTGTTCTGGCAGCAATCGCATCCACTGGCTTTGGAAATGTGCTTAACGATATACTTGATATCTCTACAGACCGCATCAGCCATCCCGACCGTCCTCTACCCAGAGGCGATATCTCGATAAACCAGGCATCAGTTTATTCCGTGCTGCTTGTGATTACCGCTCTGTTTCTCTCATTTTCAGTTTCACCTGCACATGGACTGGCTACATTTATTCCCCTTATCATCCTTCTCCTGTACGCATTTTTCCTGAAGGGAACTCCGCTGGCAGGCAATATAGTTGTGGCATCTCTGGTTGCTTATGCCCTTCTCTACGGAGGCATCAACAGACCAGTCTTTCACATTCTTTTCATTCCTGCATTCCTTGCCTTTCTCCTGAATCTGCCCCGGGAAATAATCAAGGACATTCAGGATGAAAAGGGTGATAAAATTGCCGGATACACCACCACTGCCTCACTCCCCCGCTCTCTCCTTAAAGGTATTATCTTTGGATGCAGCGGTATCTATATCTCTTTCCTTTTCATTCCTTTTATTCTTTCTCAATTTGGTTTTATCTACGGATTGGTAAGTCTTTCAGTAGTGCTTCCAATTCACATTAAAAGGACTATTCTTTTCAGAGCGGATATGGAAAAGATGCTTTTCCGCATATCAGCGCTTTACAAGGTCGAGATGATTGCAGGACTGGCTGCGATTGCGGCAGACAAATTTTTCCTCTCCTCGATACACCTCGTGAGGTAA